The sequence CAGCGGGTACGATGGTGGGTATCCTGTTTTTACCTCTGCTCACACAGCTCTCGTTGTTGGAATACCTGGGTGTTGTACTGCTGATGGCTTTGCTGGGAATTTATCTCTGTGGTAAAACGGCAAAGTTATTGGGGGTGCACGATCACAGCGGAATTGTCTGGGATGAAATGGTGGGGCTCTGGTTGTCAATGACGGCCATCCCCTTTAGCTGGTCCTGGGTGCTGGCTGCATTCCTGCTGTTCCGGTTATTTGATATTTGGAAACCTTGGCCAATCGGTTACCTTGATAAACATGTACATGGAGGTGTGGGCATTATGCTGGATGATATCGTGGCGGGCTTTATGGCCTGGTTAATCCTTTTTTCGGTAGCAAAATGGTGGTGATGATGAAGCCCGTTTTGCTTAACAGCTTTTTGAGGATGATGGCATTATTGGTTCCACTTAGTGTATCCGGCACGGTATGTTCCGCACCCGAATTACGAGTCGACGGCCTGTTTAACGGACGTGCACTGATAACTATCGATGGTGAATCGATATTATTGAAGGCGGGAGAGGCAGGACATCAAGGTGTTAAGCTGATAAGCAGTGACAGCAAGCAGGCGGTGCTGGAAGTGAATGGAAAAAAGCTCTCGCTAGGTGTTTCTGAACATATCGCTGCCAGCTATTCAGAAGCTCAATTGGCAGAGGTTAGTTTGCTGAGTGGTCATAATGGCCATTATTACGTCGATGGTTTTGTTAATGGCCGACCAGTGAATTTCCTCGTTGATACGGGAGCCAGTGTTGTTGCCATGAATATGCATGTGGCCAAGAGGCTGGGTATAAATTATCGCAACGGGGCAGAAGTGATGATGCGCACTGCCAGCGGGCTTGCCAAAGCTTATGAGGTCAGCCTCGACAAATTGACAATAGGTAGTATCACCCAATATAAAGTCAGAGGTGTTGTCCATATCGGAGACTTCCCTGACATTACCTTATTGGGGAACAGCTTCCTTAGCAACGTTGAAATGTCAGAAGAGCAGGGTGTGATGATTCTGCGCCAGAAGTATTAACCGAATGGCTCATGACCGGCTTTACTCACCGGTGTTCCCCGCTACAATACACGCCCCACTCTTGGGGTATTTGAATTATATGGCTTTCGGAGTTCCTGGTGACACTACGTTTTGTTGAAAAATCACTTTTGCCCACCCAATGGGGGGTGTTTCATCTTCATGGTTTCGAAGAGGACGATACCGGAAAGGAGCACGTTGCAATTTCAATGGGCGAGCCTGGCGAGGGCGATGAGGCAGTGCTCGTGCGGGTGCACTCAGAGTGCCTGACGGGTGATGCGCTGGGCAGTCTGCGCTGTGACTGTGGTTCGCAGTTGCAAGAGGCGATGCGCCAGATAGCCGAGTGTGGCAGGGGGGCACTCCTTTATTTGCGTCAGGAAGGGCGGGGTATAGGCCTTCTGAACAAGATCAGGGCATACCACCTCCAGGATCAGGGTGCTGATACCGTCGAGGCAAATGAGCAGCTGGGCTTTGGTGCTGACTTGAGAGATTACAGTGGTTGTCTGGCGATGCTGCAACACCTCAATATCAATCGGGTGAAACTGTTAACCAACAACCCCCGCAAAGTTACAGCGCTCGAGGCTCTGGGTGTTGATGTTGCTGAACGCATTTCTCTGGAAACCGGTCGCAATTCGCACAATGCCAAATATCTGGCAACCAAGGCCGGTAAGTTGGGCCATCTGTTTGACCCCTCTGAAAATTGAGAAATTACTGGGAGCCGAAATGAGCCTGGCGAAACGCATAATTCCCTGTCTGGATGTGGACAATGGTCGAGTGGTGAAGGGTGTCCAGTTTGTGGACATTCGAGATGCCGGAGACCCGGTTGAGGTCGCAAAGCGCTACAACGAGCAGGGGGCTGATGAAATTACGTTTCTGGATATCACCGCCAGTCATGAAGATCGCGACACAATGGTCCACATTGTCGAGCGGATGGCGAGTGAGGTGTTTATACCGCTTACTGTGGGTGGCGGTGTACGAACAATTGAGGACATTCGGGCATTGCTCAATGCCGGTGCGGATAAGGTCAGCATTAATTCCGCGGCTGTTAAAAATCCTGACTTTGTCAAGGAAGCGGCTGAACGGTTTGGTTCGCAGTGCATTGTGGTTGCCATTGATGCCAAGCAAGTCAGTGCTGAGGGTGAGTCGTATCGCTGGGAAATCTTTACCCACGGAGGGCGCAACCCCACCGGTATTGACGCTGTTGCCTGGGCAAGAAAGATGGCCGATTACGGTGCTGGCGAGATTCTGTTAACGAGTATGGATCGTGATGGCACCAAAGATGGTTTTAATTTGCTTTTGACCCGAGCAATCAGCGAGGCAGTGGATGTGCCGGTCATTGCTTCAGGCGGTGTGGGTAATCTGCAGCATTTGGTTGATGGTGTTGTGGAAGGCAAAGCCGATGCGGTATTGGCGGCCAGTATCTTTCATTTTGGAGAGTATACGATTCCCGAGGCAAAGGCTTATATGCAGCGTGCAGGAGTTGAAGTCAGGGTATGAACAGAAAAAAGAGTAGCGGGCAGAAAACTGTCGAGGCTGTTTACAGCCTCGAATAAGGTGGACCTTTTAGCCGGCGTATCGGGTTCCGGGGGTAAAAAATTCCAGAGCCTGAGGGTCGGCTTTCTCAGCGAATTCGATGTAGTCTTTAACAGCTTTTTCAGCGCAGTTCTTTGAATCAAACGGGCCTACAGCTGCGCCCTCTCTTGTGGCAAAAAACCAGAAGTGATGCAACTGAAAGAAGCGGTCGCTTCTCAATTGCGAGGACGTTACATTTTCGCCTTTTCTCAATGCACCCATAATTGCATACCTTAACTGCTTTTGATTCCTTTGTTTTTGTTAGACCTAAAGCACTTCGGATTATTCATCAAAAACAGCAAAAAAGCACTTTTTTGAATGAAAAAAGAGGAAATCAAAGGGTTGTTGTCACCCTTCTCTCTATAATTGTGACTCAGTTCTCACTTTTGGCTGCCTTAACCAGTTGGCTGCTTTCAGCAGGTTGAGGGCCTCAAGTAACTGATGGTCATCGGCCAGTCTGCTGGTCTGGTCCGTTTTGGTGGCGTGTTCCTGGTCGTTGTCGAGATGCCCTGCCAGGTTTTTTTCCTTGAGGGACAGGGATGAGTCCAGATAGCGCAGCTCTGCATCCGGAATCCGGATGTCGGGGGCAATGCCTTCGGCCTGGATCGATCGACCATTAGGGGTAAAGTAGCGGGCTGTTGTAAGCTTTATCGCGCGGCCTTCGGATATGGGCAGTACTGTCTGCACGGACCCTTTACCAAAGCTGGTGGTCCCTACAACCAGTGCCCGGCGATGGTCTTGCAGTGCCCCTGCTACAATTTCGGCCGCCGAAGCAGAACCGCTGTTGATGATAACAACGATGGGGAGACCGCTGAGTATATCGCCGGGCTTTGCAGTATGGCGAATATTTGCTGCGCCAAGGCGCCCCTTGGTAAAGACGATCAGACCTTCTTCAAGAATTGCGTCAGCAACCTCAATAGAGGCGCCGAGCAGCCCGCCTGGATTATTACGCAAATCAAGCACGATACCTTTGAGAAGGGGGCTGTCTTTCTTTAACGATGTCAGGCTTTCGATAAACTGTTCGCCGGTGTGTTCTTGAAACTGTGAGATGCGGACATATCCATAGTCTGGTTCAAGCATGTCATTGCGAACACTGCGAACCTTGATAATGGCCCTGACCAACTCTATTTCCAGAGGCTTTTCTTCGCCTGCCCTGATGATAGTCAGCTGTATAGAATCGCCAGCTTCACCTTTCATCAGGCCTACTGCTTCCTGCAGGTTCATGCCCTGCACTGCCTGATCATCCAGTTTGATAATTAAGTCGCCTGCCTTGATACCCGCTTTTGCTGCGGGGGTATCGTCAATAGGTGAAATGACCTTCACCAGTCCGTTTTCCATTGCCACCTCTATGCCGAGGCCGCCGAACTCTCCGGTGGAGTGTTCCTGTAAACTATCGAAGGCGTCCTGATCGAGGTAAGTGGAGTGGGGGTCCAGTTCTGCCAGCATGCCGATAATGGCATTTTTCAGCAGCGTTTTGTCATCAATTTCTTCCACATAGGCTTGTCGGATTTGGTCGAAAACCTGTGTAAAGGTCCGCAGTTCTTCCAATGGCAGCTGACTTTTGACAGGGTTAGCAGAAGGTGCCGGGTTTTCCGCTTGCACCGAGGCGCTCCATTGGAGCGCGGCAGCCAAAAGAAGTAATGCGGGAAAGAGGGTTTTCATAAATATTCCTTTAATCGAGGTGTCAGCAGTTTAGTTGTGACCTCTAAAGTATAAAAGCTGTTCCCTGATGCAGCTGTCAGCTTTTTGCAAGCCACTTCCTGGGATCGGTTGGCTTGCCATTCTGACGAATTTCGAAGTAGAGCGCATGCTCTTTTTGGCCCCCGGTGTTTCCAACTCTGGCAATGGTCTCGCCGGTGGTTACCCAGTCTCCTGCTTCCTTCAGTAATACTTGATTATGTGCGTACAGGCTCATGTAGCCATCACCATGATCAACAATAATCAGTAATCCATGGCCGCGCAGATAGTCAGAGAATACGACACGGCCATGATGAATGCTGTGAATGCCCGAGCCTTCCGGTGCGCTTAATAGCCAGCCCTCCCATTTCATTTCGGTATTTCTAAGGCTGCCATAACTGTGCCTGAGTTTGCCTTTTACCGGCCAGTGCAGGTTTCCCCTCTGCTTGGCAAAAGGGCGGGAGTCAGTCGGCACCCGAATATCGCCTATCGCCTCTTCGAGAGCAGACAGAACCTGTTCCAGATGAGCCCGCTCCCGCTGGAGGTTTTTCAAGTGTTGCTGTTTGGTGAGAATTTGCTGATCAAGCTTTGCCATAACCTGAAGACGCTGCGTCTTGCGAGAACTGAGGGTGTCATTCCGGTTTTGTAGCTGTTGCCGCTGTACTGTGATCTTATCGGTCTTCTGCTTGATAGATGTTTCTGTTTCCGCAAGCGCATGCAGTGTGGATATATAGCTGTTGAGTTTGTTGGCCCGGGCCTGCAGGAAATAGCTATAGTATTTGAGTGTGCGAGAGAACAGTGCGGGATCTTCCTGATTCAACAGCAGTTTTACCGGCTCTTCCTTGCCGAGACGATAGGCGGCGTTAACCTGGCTGTAGATCAGGCGCTGCTGGCTGCGGCTTTGACTTTGCAGTTCAGCCCTCTGTGTGCCGAGCTGCTTCAGGTCAGCTTCCAGCTGATTCAGTTGGGACTTTAATTGGGAGATCTCTCTCTGGAGAGATGCGCTTTCGGTTTCGAGCGCTCTCAGTTCTTCAGCGAGACTATTCTTTTGTCCGGTGGCATCCTTCAATGAGCGTTCGAGCTTTCGAATATCGGCACTGACGGCTTTTAATTTTTCCCTGTCCTGTTGCTCACCGGCAAAGCCGGTGGTGCAGAGGAGCAGCAATAATAAGCACAGTAGAGGAACCTCGGCTTTGATCATGAAGAGCAGCCCGGAATTATTTGATCAGTGATCGCCCTGTCATCTCTTCAGGCTGAGGCAAACCCATAAGCGTTAACATGGTCGGCGCAACGTCGGCGAGAATACCCCCCTCATCCAGCGTAATATCCTTTTCCCCAACATAAATTAATGGCACAGGCAAAGTGGTGTGTTGTGTGTGTAGTTGTCCCGAGACTTCATCAAACATTTGCTCAACGTTACCGTGATCTGCAGTGATCAGGCATTCGCCACCTGCTTTTTTCAGTGCATCCACAATTTTGCCCAGGCACTCATCAACGATCTCTACTGCTTTTACCGCCGCTTCAAAAATACCGGTATGGCCAACCTGATCACAGTTGGCGTAATTACAGATAATCGTGTCGTATTTTCCGCTTTCAATAGCGGCAACCAGTTTGTCGGTGACCTCATAGGCACTCATTTCCGGCTTCTGGTCGTAAGTTGTCACTTTGGGGGAGGGTATCAGTATTCGATCTTCGCCGGGGTAAAGCTCTTCCTGCCCGCCGCTGAAGAAAAATGTGACATGTGCATATTTCTCTGTTTCGGCAATGCGCAACTGCGTTTTGTTCTGGTGGCTGAGGTATTCTCCCAGCGAATTTTTCAGGCTTTCCGGAGGGAAAGCGCAGCCGGTGTGGATATCAGAGGCATACTCTGTTGTCATGATAAAGTCCGCCAGTCTGGGGCGGGTGGCGCGTTCAAAACCGGCAAAGCTCTCGGTTACGAAGGCATGGCTTAACTGGCGGGCGCGGTCTGGCCGGAAATTCATGAACAGTACAGTGTCACCGTCATTAATGGTGACGGGCATCTGATTGTCATCACAGATGGTGGTAGGTTTGACGAATTCGTCATTCTCTCCACGCTGATAAGCAGCCTGTAATCCATCGACTGCATTTTTCGCAGTGAACTCTGCCTTACCTTGGGTGAGTAGGTTGTAGGCGGCTTCAACTCTGTCCCAGCGGTTATCTCTGTCCATAGCATAGAAGCGACCACAAATACTGGCGATGTGGCCTGCCCCCAATTCTGCCAGTTTACGTGAGGCTTTCACCAGTGATGCTTCTGCGCTGCGTGGCGGCGTGTCGCGGCCGTCCAGAAAGGCGTGCAGAAATATTTTTCTGGCGCCCCTGCCCACTGCCAGCTCGGCCATAGCCAGCATATGATCTTCATGGCTGTGTACGCCGCCTGGAGACAGGAGGCCGAGAATGTGTACTGCCTTGTTATTTCCAACAGCCTGGTCAATGGCATTGCAGTAAGTCGGATTTTCAAAAAAATCACCGTCGGAGATTGCTTTGTTGATTCGGGTGAAGTTCTGATAAACCACACGGCCAGCACCGAGCGTCATATGGCCCACTTCACTGTTGCCCATTTGACCTTCCGGCAACCCTACTGCCAGACCAGAGGTATCAATCAGCGTATGAGGGCGCTCGGCCCAAAGGTGGTCTCTGATCGGGGTTTTGGCAGCGTGGATAGCGTTGTGCTCGGTGTTGTCACGATGGCCCCAGCCATCCAGAATCAGTAGTGCAAGTGGTTTTTTCATGTTATTCATAAATCGTTGGAGGTAGGTCAAAAAAGCGCTTTTCAGGGAAAGCGGCAATGGTCTGCGAATCTTACCGGTATTGCTCATAAAGTGCTATTGCGGAGTCCCCCGACGGGGGGAGTTGGCGGTTTCTTAAATTGTTGCCTTGCGTGTATACTTGCGCGCTTTATTTGATTTGAGATTGACGCTCGCTTTTAGATAAGTCGCGACAAAACCGAAAACGTTATTGAGGCTCAAACGTGGAATTTTTTACTTTTATCAGCGAACAGTGGGTGTTGGTTAGTATTCTGTTGGTGCTGGTGTACGTGTTTGCATTTACAGAGCGTATAAAAAGCGGCAAGCCGCTTTCCAGTCATGAATTGACTCGCATGCTGAATGCTGACGAGGCGGTATTGCTGGATGTGCGCGAGTCGAAAGATTTCAAGGAAGGGCACATAGTTGGCGCCATTCATATCCCGTTCAACAAGATCAAGGAAAACTCAGCGGAGTTGAATAACCACAAGAATAAAGTGATTGTGATCGCAGATAAACTCGGTCAGCATGCTGGCGCAGCTGGACGTATTCTGAAACAGCAAGGTTTCCAGGTGCGCCGTTTAAGTGGTGGCATGGCAGAGTGGAAAAACCAGAATTTGCCTGTTGTAAAAGATTAAGAGGAGAGCTTCGTATTGGCTGAAGTTACTGTATACAGTAGCCGGTATTGTGGTTACTGTCGTGCCGCGAAAAAATTTCTTCGCGACAAGGGCGTCACTTTTAAAGAGATTCTGGTGGATGCAAACCCCGAATTGAGAATGGAGGTTATCCGGAAAAGCCAGCGGCGGACAGTTCCTCAAATATGGATAGGAGATACCCATATTGGTGGTTTTACTGATATGCAGGAAATGGAACGCAGTGGCAAATTGGATAAACTTTTGCAGGGCGGGGCTTGAAGTGGATCGGATAGTCCTTATATAGCTTTATCTACATCAAAATAATTGCGATATATAAAGAGGCGGGAGCATGGCTGAAGAAAATAATGATGCGCAGGCAGGGAATCAGGTTGACCAGACCGGCCCCCAGCTGGCACTTCAAAAAATCTATTTGAAAGATCTGTCGTTCGAGTCCCCGATGGGTGCCAAGGCTTTTACTGAAAAGCTCAACCCAAAGGTGAATCAGGATTTATCCACCAAAACTGAAAAAATCAGTGATAATCAGTATGAGGTCACACTCACTGTTACGGTAGCTGTAAAGAATGGGGAAGACACCATATATCTGGTGGAAGTTCAGCAGGCAGGTCTGTTTGCCATAACCGGTATCGAGGGGCAGCAGTTGGCACAGGTGTTGAATACTCACTGTCCGGCGACACTATTTCCTTACGTCAGGGAAGTCATTGACAATGCCGTTGTCAAGGGTGGATTCCCGGCGCTGGCTTTGCCGCCCATCAATTTTGATGTTTTGTTTTCTCAGGCGATGATGCAGGCGAAGGCCAAGGCCGAGCAGGAGAAAGCGGGTGAGTCTTCTGTCGAGACAGCTCACTAAGTATTTCATACCGCGCCCTTTGAGGGGCGCGTTTCGGCGGTCGGTTGAAAACAGCTCTGGCTTGTCACATGTTCAGCCTGAATTCGCAGGCATGTCTTGGTCTGGCATCAACTCGAAAATGTAAATCAGAACTATATTTCAAATTGACTGGTAAAGTCGTATTCGCCAGTCATTTCGTTATTCTGGGTTAACTTAAAGGCTTTGCGTTTTCCCTTATACAATATGCCAGTATTAAACCCGTCATCCAGCATCAGCCGTTTCGCTGCTACACCCAGATCAGATGTAGGTTCAACAGAAACCTTCCGCACCATATTGCGCCACTCTTTCTGATCTGGACGATAGGTGACACATGGGCTCAATATCTGAACAAAAGCAAACCCAGGGTAGGTGATAGCTTCTTCAATAATTGCCGCTGTACCTTTCGGGTCTCCAGCGAACGTGCGCGCCAGAAAGTTTGCGCCTGATGCGAGCGCAATGACCAGAGGATAAAAAGGGCTGACACCTGTTCCGCCGGGTGTTAGCGCGCTATCTCGTGAAGGGTCGGTGGTTGGTGAAGATTGTCCTTTGGTCATGCCGTACACCTGATTGTCCATGACGACATAGGTGATATCCATGTTCCGACGGCAGGCATGCACAAAGTGGTTGCCGCCAATGGAAAAGCCGTCACCATCCCCACCTGTGCAGATAACAGTCAATTCGGGTCGTGCAGCCTTTAAGCCAGTTGCGGTTGCCAACGCGCGACCGTGAACGCCATGAAATCCATAGGTCGAGGTATAGGCGGGGATACGTGAGGAGCATCCAATCCCCGAGACGACAGCAACATTCTCGGGTGGTAGTGACAGGCTTGCCATGGCTTTGGTTAATGCCAGCAAAACAGAATAGTCGCCACAACCGGAGCACCATACGGGTTTGATATCGGATTTGTAATCGGAAGCTTCGCGAGCAACTTGACAGGCGATAGAAGTATCCATTATTGAGTCCACGCTTTGATCTTGTTGACAATTTCGCCCGGGCGAATAGTAATGGGGCCTGCCCGGCGCAGGCTGTTTATTTCACCAGGTAGTTCGTAGTGGGCTTTGAGGAAGCTGAAAAATTGACCGGAGTGGGTTTGCTCAACGACTGTGATCCTTTCCACGCCTCGCAGTATTTCAGCCATTTTTTCCGGCTGAGCTGGCAGTATCAGACGTACCGCAATCAGCCGGACTTTGATCCCCTCTTGTCGTAAACGACAGGCAGCTTCGCGTGCAGCGCCAGTCGTAGATCCCCAGGTAATGATTGCTGTATCACCTTCGCCCTCTATATCAGCCCAATAGTTGCCATAGTCGAAACTGGTGAGTTTTCGCAGACGTTTGTCCATCTGTTCTGCGTGGTGTTCGTTTTTGGTCGAAGGTGTTCCGACTGGACTGTGCTCCAGGCCATCTGCGGTGTATTGGCCGCCGGGGGTGCCGGGTATGGCCATTGCAGAAACGCCGCTATCCGTTATGGCGTAGCGTTTGTAGTCGCACGGCTCCCCGGAGTTGTTCAATACCAGTCGCTGGGTGTTAAAGCTAATATCTGTAGGGCGGTGTATTGCGGCTTTGGACTGGCCCATAAATTGATCAGACAGTACGATAGCTGCGGTTTGCAAGGACTCTGCCAGATGGACAGACCACTGTGTGGTTAAAAGGCAGTCGTCGACTGACGTTGGTGCCAGTACCAGATGTGGCGCATCGCCGTGCAGTCCGTAAACGGCTATATTCAGGTCGCTTTGTTCCGATTTTGTAGGCAATCCGGTGGAGGGGCCACCGCGCATAACATCCACGACGACGACGGGCACTTCAGCGGCCACAGCGAGTCCTAGGCTCTCTGTCATCAGCGCCAGGCCAGGGCCAGAAGTCGCTGTCATGGAGGGCACTCCCCCGAAGGAGCCGCCAATCGCCATGTTGATCGAGGCCAGTTCATCCTCAACCTGTATTAATGATCCTCCCAGCTTGGGTAGCGCAGGTGACATCCATTCTAAAACTTCAGTGGCAGGGGTTATTGGGTAGGCGGCGACGAAGCGAATGCCGCCTTTCATTGCCCCCCATCCGGTGGCTTCGTTTCCCGAAATAACCAGTCGCTCGCCCTGTGCCGGTTGCGGAAATTCGGCTCTGGTAATTGTGGGAAGTTTGCGGGCAAGTGTCCGTCCAGCTTCAACAGCTTGCAGGCAGCTTTCAATGGTCTCCGGTCCCTTTTTTCTCAGCTTCTCTGTTATTGTTCTTGATAGTGTTGCTTCAGGAAGTGAGATCAAGCTTGCCAGGATACCGAGCGCAACCATGTTGGGCCGACCATTTTTTGTTTCAGTGGCGGAGCTGGCAATAGGTAGTTGTAGAATCTGTGCGCCCGACTGCGCCATAACGTCTGGTACATCACCCGCATGGCTGTCACAAATTATCCAGCTGTCTGTTGTCAGGGGGATTTCGGATGCAAAGCGCTCAATGTTCAGCCAGTCGATAGCAAGAAAAACTTTAAAGTAATCATCCGGACTGGAAGATGGCTCTGCCGTTAATCGCACCATTGCAGCGGATTCCCCGCCACGGATTTGAGGGCCCAAAGTTCGTGTAAATGTGCCAAACCAGCCTAGTTTTGCCGCTGCATTGAATAGCAGGTTGCCGACAGTTAATGCACCTGCACCGCCGCTCCCTGCGACGGCAACAGACACTGAATTAACGAAAGTTTCTGTCATAAGAAGAATACCTTTGTTGGGCTGCTTTTGTTCGATATGGTTGTCAAAAGCTCCTCAACTTTTATTGGTGGCCTGTTTTAGTGGAGAGAATTATATTTTTCCTGTAATTCCTCTTCCGATTCTCGCCATTCGGGGTCCGGAATAATGCAGTCGGCGAGACACTCCAGTATGCATTGGGGTTCTTCTTTCGCGCCTATGCATTCTGAACACTTCATCGGGTCAATTTTGTAAATATCGCCCTCAGTAATAGCCTCGTTAGGGCAGACATCTATACAGGCGTCGCAACCGGTGCAATCATCAGTAATCATTAAAGCCATGTCTTCTTCCTCTTGATTCGTTGTCGTTAATCTCTCGATTGTCGGTCGGCTCACAGCGGCTGACATCAACGATGTTTTCGCTCAACTTTTACGAACATGAACAGTTCCCCAGCGTCTGTTACTTGCGGTAAGGCCATCGAAACAGAGGGTGCAGTCCTCGTCGAGAGCGTCTGTGTCCGAGTAGACAATCTTTACTTCGTAGCCGATGTCACGATAAGTGTTGGCTATTTCCGAGAGCCTGGGCTCGTCGATAGTGCTTCTGGCGATCCAGCCTTCGGCTTGCAGCGCATTGTTTCTATCTGAATTAGCTTCTCTGGCGGTTGCCGGGTTGCTGCTGCAAGGGCTTGAGCAGGGTGCGCCGCAGCCGAAAGACAGGCTCAGCTCGTTGAGCGGTATCTTTGTTTCAGCCATGGTTACCTCCGTGGAGCTGTGGTATTGAGGTGCTAATCATCGTCGCTTTCCGCCGTTGACTTTCTGTGGCGCTAGCCTGTTCACAGAACTGACCTCGCCTAGATATGAGTCCAACTCATTTTAAAGATAATCCTTTTGTTGCAAATTGGGCAACAAGCACAGAGATAAATTTGGTGAAACTGCTTGTTTTGTGTTTTTTTGTTGATTTTGATCAACAAAATAGAGTGTTTTTTTCTGGAATAGGTGCAGTAACTCAGGGGTGATGATGTTTTTATGAGTTAGGCTCAGTTTTTGGTCCCGGCAACGATTCAATATCCGATGTGTGTGGGTTTTTCCTGTAGCAAAAGGGCGATTGCTTCGGTTGGTAGTTATTCGCTCTGGGTGTCTTGGCGGGAATCTGAATTTGATAGCCGCCGGTATTTCAGGCTGGCGCTGAAGAGGTTGAACGCCATCACGGAGAAGTGTGCCAGCCAGGCTGCCCCCGCTGCCGTGGTTAGTATCTCAGGGGAGGCGGGGATGGACAGGGTGAATAATTGGGCTGTAACAAGGAGGTAAAGTTGTGTTTTTGTTCTTTGTTCGGGGATGAACCCTTTCATGTGGGGAACGGATATTGCGGTTTCGCCGGCTATGGTGCGTTGTGTGTTGATTGCCTGTAAGTGAAACCACAGCAAAAAAGCAGTGATTTTGTATAACATGCCGACGATAACCGGGGTTACAAACGTTGTTGTGTATAAGATGGCGCAAAAAAACCTTACCTGTTCCGCCGCTAGGGGGTCTCTGGCGAGTGATGAAGTCCACCAGCAGGCCAGGGTTGCCAGTAAACCGATACAGGCGATGCGCCAGAATCGCTGATGGCTTTCGCCGATATTTCTGCGCCGATGGTGCTGGAGGTACAAAGTGACCGAGGCGAAGATGGTCAGGGCTGAAGATATTAGCAGGTCGATGACGAGCAAGGCATTTGAAGCAAAAAGTGGGTGGTTTGCAGTGAGTTCCTGATGCCATAAGTAGACGCCCATTCGCAGTATTATCAGTGTAAAAAATACAGGGGCAAGCCAGCGGGTTACTGGTTTTGGGTAGGTGTTGG is a genomic window of Pseudomonadales bacterium containing:
- the secB gene encoding protein-export chaperone SecB, producing MAEENNDAQAGNQVDQTGPQLALQKIYLKDLSFESPMGAKAFTEKLNPKVNQDLSTKTEKISDNQYEVTLTVTVAVKNGEDTIYLVEVQQAGLFAITGIEGQQLAQVLNTHCPATLFPYVREVIDNAVVKGGFPALALPPINFDVLFSQAMMQAKAKAEQEKAGESSVETAH
- a CDS encoding 2-oxoacid:ferredoxin oxidoreductase subunit beta; the protein is MDTSIACQVAREASDYKSDIKPVWCSGCGDYSVLLALTKAMASLSLPPENVAVVSGIGCSSRIPAYTSTYGFHGVHGRALATATGLKAARPELTVICTGGDGDGFSIGGNHFVHACRRNMDITYVVMDNQVYGMTKGQSSPTTDPSRDSALTPGGTGVSPFYPLVIALASGANFLARTFAGDPKGTAAIIEEAITYPGFAFVQILSPCVTYRPDQKEWRNMVRKVSVEPTSDLGVAAKRLMLDDGFNTGILYKGKRKAFKLTQNNEMTGEYDFTSQFEI
- a CDS encoding 2-oxoacid:acceptor oxidoreductase subunit alpha yields the protein MTETFVNSVSVAVAGSGGAGALTVGNLLFNAAAKLGWFGTFTRTLGPQIRGGESAAMVRLTAEPSSSPDDYFKVFLAIDWLNIERFASEIPLTTDSWIICDSHAGDVPDVMAQSGAQILQLPIASSATETKNGRPNMVALGILASLISLPEATLSRTITEKLRKKGPETIESCLQAVEAGRTLARKLPTITRAEFPQPAQGERLVISGNEATGWGAMKGGIRFVAAYPITPATEVLEWMSPALPKLGGSLIQVEDELASINMAIGGSFGGVPSMTATSGPGLALMTESLGLAVAAEVPVVVVDVMRGGPSTGLPTKSEQSDLNIAVYGLHGDAPHLVLAPTSVDDCLLTTQWSVHLAESLQTAAIVLSDQFMGQSKAAIHRPTDISFNTQRLVLNNSGEPCDYKRYAITDSGVSAMAIPGTPGGQYTADGLEHSPVGTPSTKNEHHAEQMDKRLRKLTSFDYGNYWADIEGEGDTAIITWGSTTGAAREAACRLRQEGIKVRLIAVRLILPAQPEKMAEILRGVERITVVEQTHSGQFFSFLKAHYELPGEINSLRRAGPITIRPGEIVNKIKAWTQ
- a CDS encoding YfhL family 4Fe-4S dicluster ferredoxin, producing MALMITDDCTGCDACIDVCPNEAITEGDIYKIDPMKCSECIGAKEEPQCILECLADCIIPDPEWRESEEELQEKYNSLH